The Cannabis sativa cultivar Pink pepper isolate KNU-18-1 unplaced genomic scaffold, ASM2916894v1 Contig3, whole genome shotgun sequence genome window below encodes:
- the LOC133033303 gene encoding uncharacterized protein LOC133033303, whose product MGGDVSGSGSRCSSSGSGSGNGNSNGGGGSMMRLGQLTFAEPQYVGAKTSVWWDIENCQVPKSCDPHAIAQNISSALVKINYCGPVSISAYGDTHNIPSSVQQALSSTGIALNHVPAGVKDASDKKILVDMLFWAVDNPAPANYLLISGDRDFSNALHQLRMRRYNILLAQPQKASAALIAAAKSVWLWTSLSSGGSPLTTGESCQLVNGSQVSQPFKPEASQFSAPAEMHQTSQPMCYQGYQETLPIPNQKPSNVGRGVDPKTKGRNNKKNPSQPTVSRASSVPTSMHEIKNNDYPFQPEQSQGKNFKKAPHEYFGGGGGSNGNHNISNPPNHYPSPRMPNSNNPHMQPPPFGSDNRFHPNPHFRPPPPRPDGPRFSSAPPRPAPLNVPDIGKLGINQNNIYAQNPPNVQNRTGEDFKPSSTESQNPNSFNAPQKGHNFQSGQAFHHDAMNNRYPRSSEFSPSPAPFGAKNVANNGVWGTQGCAPPSEYVQGLIGVILLALNSLKLEKIMPTEVNITDCIRFGDPKHRNTDVRKALDCAIEQHMVVKQNLGAVQLYVGKNEKLWKCVNTIGGNLNLYPKTTWDRIQKFITSSSGRSAVLASQCKYEAALILRKSCLEELSLGESLQVLNLIIGVKKWINHHHSGWQPIIITLAETKSDIATEVDA is encoded by the exons ATGGGTGGAGATGTGAGCGGCAGCGGAAGCAGATGTAGCAGCAGTGGCAGCGGCAGCGGCAACGGCAATAGCAACGGCGGCGGTGGTAGCATGATGAGACTGGGACAACTCACCTTCGCGGAGCCGCAGTACGTCGGGGCCAAGACTTCGGTGTGGTGGGATATAGAGAATTGTCAGGTCCCTAAAAGTTGTGACCCTCACGCCATAGCCCAGAACATTAGTTCTGCCCTCGTCAAGATTAATTACTGTGGCCCCGTCTCCATCTCCGCCTATGGCGACACTCATAACATCCCCTCTTCTGTCCAGCAAGCCCTTTCTAGCACTGGCATAGCCCTTAATCATGTTCCTGCCG GTGTGAAAGATGCTAGTGATAAGAAAATCTTAGTGGATATGCTGTTTTGGGCCGTGGATAATCCGGCGCCTGCGAATTACTTACTTATTTCCGGAGATAGGGATTTTTCTAATGCTCTTCATCAGTTACGGATGAGGAGGTATAATATTCTTCTAGCACAGCCGCAAAAAGCTTCTGCTGCTCTCATTGCTGCAGCCAAGAGTGTATGGCTTTGGACGAGCCTCTCATCTGGAGGATCTCCACTTACCACTGGTGAATCATGTCAGCTTGTTAACGGGAGCCAAGTTAGCCAACCATTTAAACCCGAGGCTTCTCAATTCTCAGCGCCTGCTGAAATGCACCAGACTAGTCAACCGATGTGTTACCAAGGTTACCAAGAAACTCTACCAATTCCAAACCAGAAGCCTTCCAACGTTGGAAGGGGTGTTGACCCAAAAACTAAGGGAAGAAACAACAAGAAAAATCCAAGCCAGCCCACTGTATCAAGAGCCTCAAGTGTGCCAACAAGCATGCATGAGATTAAGAACAATGACTACCCCTTTCAGCCAGAACAATCGCAGGGAAAAAACTTTAAGAAAGCACCACATGAATACTTTGGTGGTGGTGGAGGCAGTAATGGAAACCATAATATAAGCAATCCCCCAAATCACTACCCTTCCCCAAGGATGCCAAACTCAAACAATCCCCATATGCAACCTCCCCCTTTCGGATCCGATAACCGGTTTCATCCTAATCCCCATTTTCGGCCACCTCCTCCCAGGCCCGATGGTCCTAGATTTTCTTCCGCTCCTCCCAGGCCCGCTCCACTTAATGTGCCTGATATTGGTAAGTTAGGTATCAATCAGAACAACATTTATGCACAGAATCCACCTAATGTCCAAAATCGAACTGGAGAAGACTTTAAACCTTCCTCTACTGAGTCACAGAATCCAAATAGTTTTAATGCACCTCAGAAGGGCCATAATTTCCAAAGTGGCCAAGCGTTTCATCATGATGCAATGAACAATAGGTATCCTCGCAGCTCTGAATTTTCACCTTCCCCAGCTCCATTTGGTGCAAAAAATGTTGCTAATAATGGTGTTTGGGGAACTCAAGGATGTGCGCCACCTTCAGAATATGTTCAAGGTCTTATTGGCGTTATTTTACTTGCCCTGAATAGTTTGAAACTCGAGAAAATTATGCCTACTGAAGTAAACATTACTGATTGCATTCGATTTGGGGATCCAAAACACCGCAATACTGATGTAAGGAAGGCTTTGGACTGTGCAATAGAACAACATATGGTAGTGAAGCAGAACTTAGGTGCTGTGCAGTTGTATGTTGGCAAAAATGAGAAATTATGGAAGTGTGTAAATACTATAGGGGGAAATCTTAATCTTTACCCTAAAACCACATGGGATCGGATACAGAAGTTTATAACATCCTCAAGTGGACGTTCTGCCGTACTGGCTTCTCAATGCAA ATATGAAGCAGCTTTAATTCTTAGAAAATCATGCTTGGAAGAGCTTTCCTTGGGCGAATCACTCCAGGTCTTGAATTTGATAATTGGTGTGAAAAAATGGATTAATCATCACCATTCAGGATGGCAACCTATTATAATTACCCTTGCAGAGACTAAATCTGATATAGCTACAGAAGTTGATGCTTGA